Proteins encoded by one window of Ochrobactrum sp. BTU1:
- a CDS encoding TonB-dependent siderophore receptor codes for MTTSVSKKQEIKRNALNRSISAKRLALALASSAVLSIGVVFAPSATYAQNSSTSRTMVFSIQSQPLAAALSEFMRVTDWNVGFTSQSVAGKKSNAVNGSMTPIQALRAMISGTGINVETSGPSTVALVVASAANVTDEGLEGTTVLNTITVDGESPWGPVAGIVASQAATATKTGTSIRDIPQAINVVTRDQMDKQGVESIVQALRYTPGVVTQYGDTDVRYDWLTIRGFRPARYLDGLRLPFGARGYSQPRVEPFGLERAEVLKGPASVLYGQGLPGGMLNMVSKRPQDEEIREVELQFGKDQRYQTAFDIGGRANESGSVLYRMVGVGRIADTQYDYVTERKGYIAPSITLKPDESTSFTLLGQYQKIDSKGGGGAPALTANGTLYTDTYPELPRSAFLGEPGFDRYVVDQAMIGYEFSHDINADWTIKQNARYAYVKSDSQRVAAVCLAGMACNPAALYRYAWAFPETSRLFTLDNQAIGKFSTGAADHTMLFGLDYSLEKSEYDESQLAIITTPFNVYDPVFGRTPISRPPTAMNIRQNRSQVGLYAQDQVEWERFVFSLGGRYDWASTETRTRNYTTTGFNEATVDPKDRKFTWRAGVVYNFDNGMSPYASYSTSFNPENGTDYAGNPFQATTGEQYEVGIKYQPVGMDSFVTLSAYQLTQQNVLTPDPQHLNNNIQTGEVRLRGLELEGKAQITNGISVIASYAYTDSDITKDNVKNGISNQGNRLNFVPEHQASLWLDYTVQSSDAWGGLSIGGGARYMGQTYGDTANKLDIPSFTLFDAAIRYDFEKADPQLKGLQASVNVSNLFDKKYVSSCIAATGCYWGEGRTVYGTLKKSW; via the coding sequence ATGACGACAAGTGTGAGCAAAAAGCAGGAAATCAAAAGAAATGCGCTGAACAGAAGCATCAGTGCTAAACGATTAGCGCTCGCGCTTGCCAGCTCCGCTGTGTTGTCAATCGGCGTCGTTTTTGCTCCCTCTGCAACATATGCCCAGAATTCAAGCACTAGCCGGACGATGGTGTTTAGTATCCAATCCCAACCGTTGGCTGCAGCTCTATCCGAATTTATGCGTGTAACTGATTGGAATGTTGGCTTTACTTCCCAGTCTGTTGCCGGAAAAAAATCTAATGCCGTTAATGGTTCGATGACGCCTATTCAGGCGTTACGAGCCATGATTTCAGGAACCGGTATTAATGTTGAAACGTCAGGACCCTCAACTGTAGCTCTAGTTGTCGCCTCCGCTGCAAACGTAACGGATGAAGGGTTAGAAGGTACGACTGTCCTTAACACAATTACGGTTGATGGAGAAAGCCCGTGGGGGCCGGTCGCAGGCATCGTCGCGTCGCAAGCTGCGACTGCCACGAAAACTGGAACGTCGATTAGGGACATCCCGCAAGCCATTAATGTCGTAACCCGCGATCAAATGGATAAGCAAGGTGTGGAAAGCATCGTGCAGGCACTCCGCTACACGCCGGGTGTTGTGACGCAATATGGCGACACTGATGTCCGCTACGACTGGTTGACTATCCGTGGCTTTCGTCCTGCGCGTTATCTTGACGGGCTTCGGCTGCCATTTGGGGCGAGGGGATATTCCCAACCACGGGTGGAGCCGTTTGGTCTAGAGCGTGCGGAAGTGCTCAAAGGCCCAGCATCTGTGCTTTACGGGCAAGGCCTGCCCGGAGGTATGCTGAATATGGTCAGCAAGCGGCCGCAAGACGAGGAGATCCGCGAAGTAGAATTGCAATTCGGAAAGGATCAACGTTACCAAACCGCCTTTGATATTGGCGGACGGGCCAATGAAAGCGGATCCGTCCTCTATCGCATGGTCGGTGTTGGACGAATTGCAGATACGCAATACGACTATGTGACTGAACGAAAAGGATATATCGCGCCTTCAATTACGCTCAAACCCGACGAAAGCACCAGTTTCACTTTGCTTGGTCAGTATCAGAAGATCGACTCGAAGGGCGGGGGCGGTGCTCCAGCTCTAACCGCTAACGGTACTCTTTATACTGATACTTATCCCGAACTTCCGCGGAGTGCCTTCCTTGGGGAGCCGGGTTTCGACCGCTATGTGGTTGATCAGGCGATGATTGGGTACGAGTTTAGCCACGATATCAACGCAGATTGGACGATCAAACAGAATGCACGCTACGCCTATGTGAAGTCTGATAGTCAGCGCGTTGCTGCGGTTTGTCTCGCCGGGATGGCGTGTAACCCCGCGGCACTTTATCGTTACGCGTGGGCCTTCCCTGAAACCTCTCGACTTTTCACGCTGGATAATCAGGCAATTGGCAAGTTCTCCACGGGCGCAGCCGACCATACGATGCTGTTCGGTTTAGATTATTCCCTTGAGAAAAGCGAATATGACGAATCTCAGCTAGCAATCATCACTACTCCGTTCAATGTTTATGATCCTGTGTTCGGTAGAACGCCGATCTCGCGACCTCCTACTGCAATGAATATTCGTCAGAACCGTTCTCAGGTAGGTCTCTACGCGCAGGACCAGGTCGAGTGGGAGCGCTTTGTGTTTTCGTTAGGTGGAAGGTATGACTGGGCCAGTACAGAGACGCGTACACGCAATTACACGACAACCGGCTTCAATGAAGCGACGGTTGATCCGAAGGACCGCAAATTCACCTGGCGTGCAGGTGTAGTCTATAATTTCGACAACGGCATGTCGCCATACGCAAGCTATTCGACGTCCTTCAATCCCGAAAATGGCACCGACTACGCTGGCAATCCCTTTCAAGCCACGACCGGTGAACAGTACGAAGTCGGAATCAAATATCAGCCGGTGGGAATGGACAGCTTTGTCACTCTCTCCGCCTATCAACTCACACAGCAGAACGTGCTCACCCCGGATCCACAGCATCTCAACAACAATATACAAACAGGTGAAGTGCGTTTACGCGGCTTGGAACTGGAAGGTAAAGCACAGATCACCAACGGAATTTCGGTGATCGCTTCCTATGCCTATACCGATAGCGATATCACCAAGGATAATGTGAAGAACGGGATCAGCAATCAAGGCAATCGATTGAATTTCGTGCCTGAACACCAGGCATCTCTGTGGCTCGACTATACGGTCCAATCAAGTGATGCCTGGGGTGGTCTTAGCATTGGCGGTGGTGCGCGTTACATGGGACAAACTTATGGTGACACGGCCAATAAACTTGATATTCCGTCCTTCACACTATTTGATGCGGCAATCCGTTACGATTTTGAAAAGGCTGATCCGCAGCTCAAGGGCCTCCAAGCATCTGTGAACGTCAGCAATCTGTTCGACAAGAAATATGTTTCCTCATGTATCGCGGCCACCGGCTGTTACTGGGGTGAAGGCCGGACCGTCTATGGCACTTTGAAGAAGAGCTGGTAG
- a CDS encoding ABC transporter substrate-binding protein has translation MGLTRRDIIAALCCSPFAAQQALAGSSEKRIVALDWAWAESVLALGVLPSAVAEAPLYRERVVAPVLANTVTDVGLRSWPNMELLKSLRPDLILAQAGYGPSPGQLEAIAPTLSLPLYTNQRTPLRNAQGGLAAIAIELRRETEAKAYLTHADATFDKIRNQLQSHDNRPLLLIKFANDRLIDIYGPGSLFHDVLLRLGLVNNWERTGSHWGFSTVGLEAIASFTDARVVIVEPGPPEALLKSDLWQALPMVRIKRVTSIPPTWVFGGVPSALRFADNLAKALLFS, from the coding sequence ATGGGATTAACGCGGCGAGATATCATCGCCGCGCTTTGCTGTTCACCATTTGCGGCCCAACAGGCCTTGGCTGGATCAAGTGAAAAGAGAATAGTCGCACTTGACTGGGCCTGGGCTGAATCGGTTCTTGCATTAGGGGTTTTGCCATCAGCCGTCGCGGAGGCGCCTTTGTACCGAGAACGCGTTGTTGCGCCAGTCTTAGCGAATACAGTAACCGATGTCGGCTTAAGAAGTTGGCCGAATATGGAATTGCTTAAATCATTGCGACCGGATCTCATCCTCGCTCAGGCGGGCTACGGTCCATCGCCCGGCCAACTTGAGGCAATCGCGCCGACACTCTCTCTTCCACTTTACACCAATCAAAGAACCCCACTGCGCAATGCACAGGGTGGTTTGGCGGCAATCGCTATCGAATTGCGGCGCGAAACGGAAGCAAAAGCCTATCTCACACACGCTGACGCCACATTTGACAAAATCCGCAATCAGCTTCAGTCTCATGACAATCGCCCATTGCTTCTCATCAAATTCGCTAACGACCGCCTGATCGATATTTATGGTCCAGGTAGCTTGTTTCACGATGTGCTTTTACGTCTGGGTCTCGTTAATAACTGGGAACGAACTGGCAGCCATTGGGGCTTTTCAACGGTAGGCCTTGAGGCGATAGCCTCCTTTACTGATGCACGCGTCGTCATCGTAGAACCAGGACCGCCCGAAGCGCTGTTAAAAAGCGACCTCTGGCAAGCGCTGCCAATGGTCCGCATCAAACGCGTCACGTCGATACCGCCGACATGGGTGTTCGGCGGCGTTCCGTCTGCCCTACGCTTCGCTGACAACTTGGCAAAGGCATTGCTGTTCTCATGA
- the fhuB gene encoding Fe(3+)-hydroxamate ABC transporter permease FhuB, with translation MKQTMLNPLNLLSCLLAMAFALTLVGVQGQVPYMNIWNAIFHPDPMAYGEIYLHYSLLPRVIVALLAGAALGVTGTIFQQVLRNPLAEPATLGLLSGAQLAIIVASLSAPALTPIQQEHAGIIGAFAALAIVALLAVKCNFAPTTLLLIGMVVTFVASAFSVILALLNHDYLRSAFIWASGSIIQNDYSTAVALSGRLLFFIPLLALLVRPLTVAGLEDSAARSLGLPIDAVRMLSLLLATTLCALVVARLGVIAFIGLAAPHLARLSGVRTFRGRLIWAPLFGGALLLLADSLVVVVARCISEVPTGVVTALSGSLLLLLLLRKLPATLPAQIDTSLPRQQTTLQPYKTIIATLTVLVIVIAFSLSEHFFFDTLPLRELVSARWPRVIAAGSAGAMLAVAGTILQSMTGNPLASPEGLGISAGAGLGVVAAFILAGASPLASLGGGSIGALLTLLVIISISRKASYAPAALLLAGIAIGTFASSLIAFIVASGDPRAALILVWSMGPTFRANAIMASTAGVILLLALLLLPMFVRWLQLLPLGEGCARSLGLSLPVSRGFLLVYCSVLTGAATLIVGPLSFVGLMAPHIAATLVPRHVLPRIFSAAAIGGILLIFADWLGRTVNFPYEIPAGVLAAFIGGPYFLWRLARSSV, from the coding sequence ATGAAGCAAACTATGCTCAATCCTCTAAACTTGTTGTCCTGTTTGCTTGCCATGGCCTTCGCACTGACCTTGGTTGGGGTTCAGGGGCAGGTTCCATACATGAACATTTGGAACGCAATCTTCCATCCAGATCCGATGGCGTACGGTGAGATTTATTTGCATTATTCTCTGCTTCCGAGGGTCATTGTCGCCTTGCTAGCAGGTGCTGCCCTCGGAGTAACGGGAACAATATTCCAACAAGTGCTTCGCAATCCTCTCGCCGAACCAGCGACGCTGGGGCTGCTTTCAGGTGCACAACTCGCGATCATAGTTGCATCTTTGTCGGCGCCGGCCCTCACACCTATCCAACAGGAGCACGCTGGAATAATTGGCGCGTTTGCGGCTCTAGCAATCGTGGCACTTCTAGCAGTGAAGTGTAATTTCGCACCCACGACACTTTTGCTTATCGGGATGGTCGTCACCTTTGTCGCCAGTGCCTTCTCTGTCATTTTAGCGCTATTAAACCATGACTATCTACGCTCAGCATTCATCTGGGCAAGTGGTTCAATCATTCAGAATGATTATTCGACAGCAGTTGCTCTTTCCGGGCGGTTGCTCTTCTTCATTCCTCTGCTTGCTTTATTGGTGCGTCCGCTCACGGTTGCAGGTCTCGAGGATTCTGCCGCGCGAAGCTTGGGTTTACCGATTGACGCTGTGCGAATGCTTTCCCTTTTGCTAGCGACTACACTTTGTGCACTCGTTGTCGCCAGATTGGGCGTAATTGCATTTATCGGCCTTGCCGCACCTCATTTGGCTCGGCTTTCTGGGGTAAGAACGTTTAGAGGTCGTTTGATCTGGGCTCCGTTGTTCGGAGGGGCATTGTTGCTACTGGCCGATTCACTGGTCGTTGTAGTTGCCCGCTGCATCTCTGAAGTGCCCACAGGCGTTGTGACTGCGCTATCCGGCTCGCTGCTGTTGTTATTGCTTTTGAGAAAGCTACCAGCGACCCTGCCAGCTCAAATAGATACTTCACTGCCTCGACAACAGACTACCCTCCAACCTTATAAGACCATAATCGCAACGTTAACGGTTCTGGTCATCGTAATAGCGTTCTCGCTTTCGGAGCATTTTTTCTTCGATACCTTGCCTTTGAGAGAGCTTGTTAGCGCTCGTTGGCCACGCGTAATTGCGGCCGGAAGTGCAGGTGCAATGTTAGCGGTAGCGGGCACCATATTGCAGTCAATGACCGGAAACCCGCTAGCAAGTCCTGAAGGTCTTGGAATAAGTGCAGGTGCCGGGCTTGGTGTTGTCGCCGCATTTATTCTCGCAGGTGCGTCCCCGCTCGCATCACTTGGTGGCGGGAGTATCGGGGCATTGCTGACACTTTTAGTCATTATCAGCATTTCACGGAAAGCCAGTTACGCCCCTGCAGCCCTTTTGCTCGCTGGAATAGCAATCGGAACTTTTGCTTCGTCGCTGATCGCATTTATTGTTGCTAGTGGCGACCCGAGGGCGGCATTGATCCTCGTCTGGTCTATGGGGCCAACGTTCAGAGCAAACGCTATAATGGCTTCCACTGCGGGAGTGATCCTCCTATTGGCATTGCTGTTACTGCCGATGTTTGTACGCTGGCTCCAACTTCTTCCTCTTGGAGAGGGCTGCGCACGCTCTCTCGGGCTTTCCCTACCAGTCTCGCGGGGTTTTCTTCTGGTTTATTGTTCAGTTCTTACCGGTGCCGCCACACTAATCGTTGGGCCTCTCAGTTTTGTTGGGTTGATGGCGCCACATATTGCAGCCACACTCGTCCCTCGACATGTCTTGCCTAGGATTTTTTCAGCTGCAGCAATTGGGGGGATTCTATTGATTTTTGCAGACTGGCTTGGTCGTACAGTAAATTTCCCATACGAAATACCTGCAGGGGTTCTAGCAGCATTCATTGGCGGGCCATATTTTCTTTGGCGCTTGGCGAGAAGCAGTGTTTGA
- a CDS encoding LysR family transcriptional regulator, which yields MLDHFGDVLAFVRVADTASFTQAAARLGITRSAVGKSIARLEDNLATRLIHRTTRSVSLTEEGRLFYDHALRILCEVDDAEATLAERNQTPKGRLRLDIPTAFGRLHVLPVLQRFLSQWPDLEADVTFSDDYCDLVSDGIDVAIRIGGPTDSGLIRQILAPHRFITCASPAYIEQHGTPLSIDDLQSHQKIVFTYANSSVPWRYQIGGELREIAVQGGLRLNNTEAIRDAALNSLGIVQLGAFLVGEDIRQGRLLPLLQEFYRDEHPISAVYPTRRHVSPKVRRFIEMIRKEWMARPPWE from the coding sequence ATGCTCGATCATTTTGGAGATGTGTTGGCATTTGTCCGTGTAGCAGATACGGCAAGTTTCACGCAGGCTGCCGCCCGGCTAGGCATCACTCGTTCAGCGGTTGGAAAGAGTATCGCTCGGCTTGAGGATAATCTTGCGACACGCCTTATCCATCGAACCACGCGGAGTGTGAGTCTGACAGAGGAAGGCAGACTGTTTTACGACCACGCTCTTCGTATCCTTTGCGAGGTTGATGACGCAGAGGCGACACTTGCTGAGCGCAATCAAACGCCAAAAGGGCGACTTCGCCTCGACATTCCCACCGCATTCGGTCGACTGCATGTCCTGCCAGTGCTTCAACGTTTCCTCTCCCAGTGGCCAGATCTAGAAGCAGACGTCACATTCTCGGATGACTATTGCGATCTCGTCAGTGACGGAATAGACGTCGCTATTCGTATTGGCGGACCGACTGACAGCGGTCTGATCCGCCAAATTCTGGCCCCTCACCGTTTTATCACCTGCGCCTCGCCAGCCTATATAGAACAGCATGGAACCCCATTGAGCATCGACGATCTTCAATCTCACCAGAAGATCGTGTTCACCTACGCAAATTCGTCAGTGCCATGGCGTTATCAGATAGGGGGAGAGCTGCGCGAGATTGCGGTTCAAGGAGGCTTAAGGCTCAACAACACCGAAGCAATTCGCGACGCCGCGTTGAACAGTCTTGGCATCGTTCAGCTTGGCGCCTTTCTCGTCGGCGAAGATATCAGGCAAGGACGCCTTTTGCCCCTACTGCAGGAGTTCTACCGAGACGAACATCCTATTTCTGCCGTCTATCCTACACGCAGGCATGTCTCGCCGAAAGTGCGGAGATTTATCGAGATGATCCGAAAGGAATGGATGGCCAGACCGCCTTGGGAGTAG
- a CDS encoding MFS transporter has translation MLPVGPITSIAEALNISVGSAGLIVSVPAILAAFFAPFVVIVASDIDRRHILAGLLLLLTAANIASAMAQTFLWLLLARTAVGICMGGIWAVAGGLAPRLAPTQSVGLATAIIFGGVAAASVIGVPVGTMIGDSFGWRWAFGAMAVFSAIVLCLSLWVLPCLPVAQSIRPSQFIAELKRSSVQFGLLLTGMLVAGHFMAYTFITPALQTISGVSPEWIAGLLFIFGLAGIIGNFLLGTIARKWLGISLGTIAIGLLTAILGFAALGGTPAPAISLLVLWGLAYGGVSVTLQSWMMKAAPSAIEIATALFVSVFNIAIATGSFIGGQTIDAIGLRATLFISAIFPAVALLLMQARQWRY, from the coding sequence ATGCTACCGGTGGGCCCGATCACCTCGATTGCAGAAGCACTGAATATTTCAGTCGGTTCCGCCGGGTTGATCGTCTCAGTCCCTGCAATTCTTGCAGCCTTCTTTGCGCCTTTTGTAGTCATTGTGGCAAGCGACATCGACAGGCGGCATATTCTTGCAGGTCTACTTCTTCTACTGACTGCGGCAAATATTGCATCTGCCATGGCGCAAACGTTCCTATGGCTGCTTTTAGCGCGCACCGCAGTCGGGATTTGTATGGGCGGCATATGGGCAGTTGCTGGTGGACTTGCGCCGCGGTTGGCACCCACTCAATCGGTCGGATTGGCGACGGCAATAATCTTTGGCGGTGTCGCAGCGGCTTCGGTAATTGGTGTCCCGGTCGGCACAATGATTGGGGATTCCTTCGGTTGGCGATGGGCATTTGGTGCGATGGCAGTATTCAGCGCGATAGTCCTTTGTCTTAGCTTGTGGGTCCTACCTTGTCTGCCTGTTGCTCAATCTATTCGCCCCTCGCAGTTTATTGCTGAACTAAAGCGTTCGTCAGTTCAATTTGGATTGCTTCTGACAGGGATGCTCGTGGCAGGGCATTTCATGGCCTACACGTTTATCACCCCTGCTTTGCAGACAATTTCTGGGGTTTCCCCTGAATGGATCGCCGGACTACTATTTATCTTTGGGTTAGCAGGAATTATCGGAAACTTTCTTTTAGGCACTATTGCCCGAAAATGGCTCGGGATTTCTCTTGGCACAATTGCTATCGGCCTATTGACTGCAATTCTTGGTTTTGCGGCTTTGGGCGGGACACCTGCTCCTGCAATCAGCCTGCTCGTCTTGTGGGGCCTAGCGTATGGTGGGGTGTCCGTCACTCTACAGTCGTGGATGATGAAAGCCGCACCATCGGCCATTGAAATTGCGACCGCACTTTTTGTCTCGGTCTTTAACATCGCCATCGCAACCGGATCGTTCATTGGCGGTCAGACAATAGACGCCATCGGTCTTCGGGCAACTTTGTTTATCTCGGCTATTTTTCCCGCAGTAGCGCTGCTTTTAATGCAGGCTCGTCAATGGAGATACTGA
- a CDS encoding alpha/beta fold hydrolase has translation MKHDVFELGCITLQSGRQMAGARLAYKTYGCLNEKKNNVIVYNTSFAATHEDAEWLIGIGRALDPNKYFIVVPNMFGNGLSSSPSNTPNAKTNGGFPHITIYDNVKQQYRLLRERFGIDAVHLAIGWSLGGAQAFEWASAYPEMVKRLFAFQSAACTSRHFHVFFDSVRAAIEMDAKFCNGVYSEQPNAGLRVAARIYAAWGFSPAFFRQRLDEKALGYASLDDFLVRFWENWFLKRDANDILAHLWTGQRADISANEKYQFDLDKALGAIKADTIIMPSSSDLYFTVEDAAREASQVPNAELRILESHWGHVAGEGLNDADTVFIESAINDLLRR, from the coding sequence TTGAAACATGACGTTTTCGAACTCGGCTGCATCACGTTGCAATCAGGGAGACAAATGGCCGGCGCGCGACTTGCCTACAAGACTTATGGGTGTTTAAACGAAAAGAAAAACAACGTTATCGTCTATAATACCTCCTTTGCAGCTACGCATGAGGATGCAGAATGGCTAATCGGTATAGGAAGGGCGCTTGATCCCAATAAATACTTCATCGTTGTACCCAATATGTTCGGTAACGGCCTTTCAAGCTCACCCAGTAACACACCAAACGCAAAGACAAATGGCGGCTTTCCACACATTACAATCTACGACAACGTCAAACAGCAATACCGACTGTTACGGGAGAGGTTCGGTATCGATGCGGTCCACCTCGCCATAGGATGGTCATTGGGTGGGGCGCAGGCATTCGAATGGGCTTCAGCCTATCCTGAAATGGTGAAACGTCTCTTCGCGTTCCAGAGTGCCGCCTGTACATCGCGGCACTTTCATGTGTTCTTTGACAGTGTGAGGGCGGCCATCGAGATGGACGCCAAGTTTTGCAATGGCGTCTATTCAGAGCAACCAAATGCCGGTCTTCGCGTCGCGGCTCGGATTTACGCCGCATGGGGTTTCTCTCCTGCATTTTTTCGCCAGCGACTGGACGAAAAAGCACTTGGTTATGCATCACTTGATGATTTCCTTGTAAGATTCTGGGAGAATTGGTTTTTAAAGCGTGATGCAAACGACATTCTTGCTCATTTATGGACGGGGCAGCGTGCAGATATTAGCGCAAATGAGAAGTATCAGTTCGATCTCGACAAAGCATTGGGTGCGATAAAGGCCGACACCATCATAATGCCTTCATCCAGCGATCTGTACTTTACCGTCGAAGATGCTGCTCGGGAAGCGTCACAAGTCCCTAATGCGGAATTACGGATTTTGGAATCCCACTGGGGCCACGTTGCAGGCGAAGGATTGAATGATGCTGACACGGTATTCATTGAAAGCGCAATTAATGACCTGTTGAGAAGATAA
- a CDS encoding class I SAM-dependent methyltransferase, which translates to MVSPKTIEQWRQAPRLNTFACFFNNTATGIAGAPGLMKPSPDKGLLQYDIDSLVFWDSHRQLWGHFDSHYFASIPFRVEEECRLGSAILAYALEAWARTRRGATVYTLGAGEGTFARTLAKLGDGRLNTLCCSPTAGNRESFYANRGSSNAHFYYGPFFDLTEESYWSNVDLHPFRDGFDVLLEDTTFQMYGADRDNQLAFVVPRIRENGLFIQIQKLSHSKREEYDRRERQKDEEFKSRFFTRTQIASKKSEILKTMSNYEVGLEETIAALRQNFRFSVVTWNSGNFYTIVSSNSERSLKDFVNGMIRPAIPAEFSYEQLPFTLLNNAETGPNIDWSWRPARSVGEEIAEGPVSSQRFQSR; encoded by the coding sequence GTGGTCAGCCCTAAGACGATCGAACAATGGCGGCAAGCGCCGCGCCTCAACACGTTTGCATGCTTCTTCAATAATACGGCAACTGGCATCGCCGGCGCTCCTGGTCTCATGAAACCTTCGCCGGACAAGGGCCTCCTTCAGTACGACATAGATAGCCTTGTGTTCTGGGATAGCCATCGCCAGCTTTGGGGACATTTTGACAGCCATTACTTCGCAAGCATACCATTCCGTGTGGAGGAGGAGTGCCGTCTCGGATCTGCAATACTTGCCTACGCTTTGGAAGCCTGGGCGCGCACCAGGCGAGGAGCGACAGTCTATACTCTTGGCGCTGGAGAGGGCACGTTCGCGCGTACGCTGGCGAAGCTTGGTGATGGTCGCCTCAATACCCTCTGCTGTAGCCCGACAGCCGGCAATCGCGAAAGTTTTTACGCAAATCGAGGAAGTAGCAATGCCCATTTCTACTATGGCCCTTTCTTCGATCTGACCGAAGAAAGCTATTGGAGTAATGTCGATCTTCACCCGTTTCGAGACGGTTTTGATGTCCTTTTGGAAGACACGACATTTCAGATGTACGGGGCAGACCGTGACAACCAACTGGCCTTCGTGGTGCCGAGAATTCGAGAGAATGGCTTATTCATTCAAATTCAGAAGCTCTCACACTCTAAACGCGAGGAATATGATCGTCGAGAGCGTCAGAAGGATGAAGAGTTCAAGTCTCGTTTTTTCACCCGTACACAGATTGCATCAAAAAAAAGCGAAATCCTGAAAACCATGTCGAACTATGAAGTTGGGCTGGAAGAAACGATAGCAGCGCTGAGACAGAATTTTCGTTTCTCCGTTGTTACCTGGAACAGCGGAAACTTTTATACGATCGTTTCCTCCAACTCGGAGCGGTCATTGAAGGATTTTGTCAATGGGATGATTAGGCCGGCAATTCCCGCCGAATTTAGTTACGAGCAACTACCTTTCACCTTGCTCAACAACGCAGAAACTGGGCCCAATATTGATTGGTCATGGCGGCCGGCAAGATCAGTCGGCGAGGAGATTGCCGAGGGGCCGGTATCATCACAAAGATTTCAGTCGAGATGA
- a CDS encoding MFS transporter — protein sequence MIVRSRGLFLACMFFFSVGRNAFFVATAWIMLVATDSVRAVALLLIAGTVTEFVVSGPTGIIADRWNRQVVCIAADLARILVVAMLGISLAGGISSSALYIGVISYSAADRLYMTAIQSIVPSISPPDRLVSFNAWSYVGMQTGNFAGAFAVGLLLDLMSDRYVFWSIALCFIASTLLMQHLRRAVRTTQGRRSHQVPVEAEHETEGVAQIWRMGGLRNLAIIYAQIYTTGMLINTLLSGYVLREMQGTSIEFGNLEAAWAVGSVVSGILLTTAYFRTPTTGALRYALFAAATGMSAFYAVPSFVPAVALIAALGVVYNISRILIDVEIQRTVTPRFLGRVKGVIQATCMGFGLIVYGLVAALGDSILPSTVFANYGVFMIVTVVLLSLYAACRLLLPLGKRPLFDE from the coding sequence ATGATAGTTCGCTCGCGCGGCCTATTTCTTGCTTGCATGTTCTTTTTCAGTGTTGGCCGCAACGCCTTCTTTGTCGCAACGGCCTGGATTATGCTGGTTGCAACCGACAGCGTTCGCGCCGTTGCACTTCTTCTGATCGCCGGCACAGTGACTGAATTCGTGGTAAGCGGTCCAACCGGAATCATCGCCGACCGATGGAACAGACAAGTAGTCTGTATTGCTGCCGACTTGGCGAGAATCCTTGTTGTTGCAATGCTGGGTATTTCACTTGCGGGAGGGATTAGCTCAAGCGCGCTCTACATCGGGGTGATATCATATTCTGCCGCTGATCGACTCTATATGACTGCGATCCAGTCCATCGTGCCATCGATCAGCCCCCCTGACCGACTTGTCTCCTTCAACGCCTGGTCCTACGTTGGCATGCAGACGGGTAACTTCGCTGGTGCGTTTGCCGTCGGTCTCCTTCTCGATTTGATGTCTGATCGCTACGTATTCTGGTCGATTGCCCTTTGCTTCATAGCATCCACGCTGTTGATGCAACATTTACGGAGAGCCGTTCGCACAACGCAGGGTCGGCGCAGCCATCAAGTGCCGGTGGAAGCTGAGCATGAGACCGAGGGTGTGGCGCAGATCTGGAGAATGGGCGGACTTAGAAACCTTGCGATCATTTATGCTCAGATCTACACGACTGGCATGTTGATCAACACCTTGCTCTCAGGCTACGTTCTGCGGGAGATGCAGGGAACGTCAATCGAGTTTGGCAATCTCGAAGCCGCCTGGGCAGTTGGATCTGTTGTCTCTGGCATTCTTCTCACGACCGCCTATTTTCGCACTCCAACAACGGGAGCTTTGCGATATGCGCTATTTGCGGCAGCCACCGGGATGTCCGCATTCTACGCAGTACCGTCGTTTGTTCCCGCAGTCGCCCTCATTGCGGCCCTCGGTGTCGTCTACAACATCTCGAGAATCCTGATTGACGTCGAAATTCAGCGTACCGTTACTCCTCGTTTTCTAGGGCGCGTAAAGGGAGTGATCCAAGCCACCTGCATGGGTTTTGGCCTAATAGTTTACGGGCTCGTGGCAGCGCTTGGCGATTCCATTTTGCCTTCAACAGTTTTCGCAAACTATGGGGTTTTCATGATTGTAACAGTAGTTCTCCTGTCTTTGTACGCGGCATGCCGACTGCTGCTGCCACTAGGAAAGCGTCCTCTCTTCGATGAATAA